In Sorghum bicolor cultivar BTx623 chromosome 8, Sorghum_bicolor_NCBIv3, whole genome shotgun sequence, one genomic interval encodes:
- the LOC8070360 gene encoding acetylserotonin O-methyltransferase 2 yields MSPPSAHAEQQEPDAHNHLLHQTYVELYHHGLHHIKSSALLCAVGLGIPGAIRGGAATISDLVTDTGVRPAKRSHLRRLMRMLTCFGIFGAASEQREGSAATDDGESETVIYTLTPVSSVLVGDKDASGAAAAASPSLDMSALLRLVARPSTSVSTFFSLEEWFRDGGGATTLFEMALGVPPWTLTKNDAAYNRAMNEGCVADTSLAMDVMLKDTCRGASSIFSGLTSLVDVGGGHGAAAMAIATAFPHIKCSVLDLEQVIIKVPTTDLIHSTVKFIAGDMFESIPPADAVFLKHVLHCWDDDHCVKILRQCKRAIPSRDAGGKVIIMSIVVGYGTLDKVVKETQVLFDMYMMRYGGSEREEHEWRKIFSKAGFSDYKITPILGFHSIIEVFP; encoded by the exons ATGTCTCCCCCTTCTGCTCATGCAGAGCAACAAGAGCCGGACGCCCACAACCACCTTCTGCACCAAACTTACGTGGAGCTGTATCACCACGGCCTTCACCACATCAAGTCCTCGGCGCTGCTGTGCGCCGTTGGACTAGGCATCCCCGGCGCCATCCGCGGCGGCGCAGCAACCATCTCCGACCTCGTCACCGACACCGGTGTCCGCCCCGCCAAGCGCTCGCACCTCCGGCGGCTCATGCGCATGCTTACCTGCTTCGGCATCTTCGGTGCCGCCAGCGAGCAGCGAGAAGGTTCCGCCGCCACCGATGACGGTGAGAGTGAGACCGTGATCTACACGCTGACGCCCGTGTCCAGCGTCCTCGTCGGCGACAAGGACGCAtcaggcgccgccgccgccgcctcgccgtCGCTTGACATGTCGGCACTGCTCCGCCTGGTGGCACGCCCGAGCACGTCCGTCTCCACTTTCTTCAGCTTGGAAGAGTGGTTCAGAGACGGCGGAGGCGCCACGACGCTGTTCGAGATGGCACTTGGTGTGCCTCCATGGACCTTGACCAAGAACGACGCCGCCTACAACAGAGCCATGAACGAAGGCTGTGTCGCCGACACCAGCTTGGCTATGGACGTCATGCTGAAAGATACCTGCAGAGGTGCCAGTAGTATCTTCAGTGGGCTCACCTCGCTGGTCGATGTTGGAGGGGGCCATGGCGCAGCCGCTATGGCCATCGCTACGGCCTTTCCACACATCAAGTGCAGTGTGCTAGACCTCGAACAAGTgatcatcaaggtgccaactacTGATCTTATTCATAGCACGGTGAAGTTCATCGCCGGTGACATGTTCGAGTCTATTCCACCTGCAGATGCTGTTTTCCTAAAG CATGTTTTGCACTGTTGGGATGATGACCACTGTGTCAAGATACTTAGACAGTGCAAGAGAGCGATTCCCTCCAGAGATGCTGGAGGTAAAGTGATCATTATGAGTATTGTGGTCGGCTATGGAACACTCGACAAAGTTGTCAAGGAGACGCAAGTGCTGTTTGATATGTACATGATGCGATATGGTGGGTCTGAGCGAGAGGAGCACGAATGGAGAAAAATCTTTTCAAAAGCTGGATTCAGTGATTACAAGATCACGCCCATATTAGGTTTTCATTCAATTATTGAGGTTTTTCCATGA
- the LOC8071415 gene encoding uncharacterized protein LOC8071415 isoform X1, whose protein sequence is MASVTQFQYPNPSGGYSAPGFSWPLDPEPADADGDEEDDLLAVKVNYSDWEDEDDPIDYETTCPGQTFTKEQEEEIGLKWMDNYVKLSAECSDLFNQILSHGDDHASFPPMPLKVLPETTDLCIKRGYCYHREYMTTDTCQTESTLGFHRPQEMLQIFSLRLSTKSKSYPISIYGIFAVRDDLEPLRNYVFNRSRDDSVMIHQDSPTLPLCSPCRGMYILDRALLEIDLWVKKEGDRSNDEKLLSAYVEIYMRSNFNMRSTGRIHSDHCMLDMDYIFISESVEAVIQVFTTLGSPRRVRFTAFSRYFDSEVVLFDGKCVEKGEVFKHVVAVKAKENLIIRSELDNTLFEWTFQDGGVGSFSHPDVESIFNQFHVRVFFAPKNHGHRRSRYHDWEERCRNKASAGLLI, encoded by the exons ATGGCGTCGGTGACGCAGTTCCAGTACCCAAATCCCAGTGGCGGTTACTCCGCTCCGGGGTTTTCTTGGCCTCTTGACCCTGAACCCGCTGATGCTGATGGAG ACGAAGAAGACGACCTCTTGGCGGTGAAGGTCAACTACAGCGATTGGGAGGATGAGGATGATCCGATCGACTATGAGACTACTTGCCCAG GGCAAACCTTCACCAAGGAACAAGAAGAGGAAATAGGACTCAAATGGATGGATAACTATGTCAAATTGAGTGCGGAATGCTCCGATTTGTTCAATCAGATTCTGAGCCATGGAGATGACCATGCTTCTTTTCCTCCAATGCCTTTGAAAGTACTCCCTGAAACAACAGATTTATGCATTAAGAGAGGATACTGCTATCACCGTGAATACATGACCACTGATACCTGCCAGA CTGAATCAACCCTTGGGTTCCACAGACCACAGGAGATGCTGCAGATCTTCTCTCTGAGGTTGTCAACCAAATCTAAATCCTATCCCATCAGTATTTATGGAATATTCGCCGTACGTGATGACTTGGAGCCGTTGAGGAATTATGTCTTTAACCGTTCTCGGGACGATTCTGTCATGATTCATCAG GATTCTCCTACCCTACCTCTTTGCAGCCCTTGCCGAGGAATGTATATTCTGGATCGTGCATTATTAGAAATTGATCTTTGGGTGAAAAAGGAAGGGGACAGATCAAATGATGAAAAGTTACTTTCTGCATACGTTGAGATTTACATGCGATCGAATTTCAATATGAGGTCCACGGGACGGATTCACAGTGACCATTGCATGCTGGATATGGATTACATATTCATTTCAGAGAGTGTAGAGGCAGTTATACAAGTGTTCACAACTCTTGGCAGCCCTCGTCGTGTTAGATTCACTGCTTTCAGCAGATATTTTGATAGTGAGGTCGTGCTTTTCGATGGCAAATGTGTTGAAAAGGGTGAAGTATTCAAGCATGTTGTTGCGGTTAAGGCAAAGGAAAATTTGATTATCCGCTCAGAATTGGATAACACACTTTTTGAGTGGACTTTTCAGGATGGTGGTGTTGGATCTTTTAGTCATCCTGATGTTGAATCAATATTTAATCAGTTTCATGTGAGAGTGTTTTTTGCTCCAAAGAACCATGGACACAGACGATCAAGATACCATGATTGGGAAGAAAGGTGTAGAAATAAGGCAAGTGCTGGATTGCTGATTTAA
- the LOC8070363 gene encoding uncharacterized protein LOC8070363, which produces MFLRRLRTSAALRRGATDGGVLAALRAELAHELSASSGPSAHPPLRPEDASGFDTVSDAPRAQDVLLSRRAGSEEVLVSALLAPLRFVDQDPLPRAALMKVFVSKPGATPVLHFDCRASWVGDEEDRGAADYAINAVRYHSAPGAAGQDEYEGPEFRDLDPRLQAALREYLVARGVNPKLATSILQHLLEKERSQYVNWLKALEQAFAKDR; this is translated from the exons ATGTTCCTGCGGCGGCTGAGAACCTCCGCCGCCCTCCGCCGCGGGGCGACCGACGGCGGTGTCCTGGCCGCTCTCCGCGCGGAGCTCGCCCACGAGCTCTCCGCCTCCTCCGGCCCCTCCGCTCACCCTCCTCTCCGTCCCGAG GACGCGTCCGGCTTCGACACCGTATCGGACGCCCCGCGCGCGCAGGACGTGCTCCTGAGCCGCCGGGCCGGGTCCGAGGAGGTCCTCGTGTCGGCGCTTCTCGCCCCGCTGCGGTTCGTAGACCAGGACCCGCTGCCCAGGGCCGCGCTCATGAAGGTCTTCGTCAGTAAGCCTGGCGCGACGCCCGTCCTGCACTTCGACTGCCGTGCGTCTTGGGTTGGGGACGAGGAGGATCGCGGCGCTGCCGACTATGCTATTAACGCTGTTCGGTACCACTCCGCCCCTGGCGCCGCTGGACAAGACGAGTATGAAGGGCCGGAGTTCAG AGACTTGGACCCTCGGCTGCAGGCTGCTTTGCGAGAATATCTGGTAGCAAGAGGCGTCAACCCCAAACTGGCAACCTCAATTCTCCAACACTTGCTTGAGAAGGAGCGCAGCCAGTACGTGAATTGGCTGAAGGCATTGGAACAGGCGTTTGCCAAAGATCGTTAA
- the LOC8071415 gene encoding uncharacterized protein LOC8071415 isoform X2, which produces MASVTQFQYPNPSGGYSAPGFSWPLDPEPADADGDEEDDLLAVKVNYSDWEDEDDPIDYETTCPGQTFTKEQEEEIGLKWMDNYVKLSAECSDLFNQILSHGDDHASFPPMPLKVLPETTDLCIKRGYCYHREYMTTDTCQTESTLGFHRPQEMLQIFSLRILLPYLFAALAEECIFWIVHY; this is translated from the exons ATGGCGTCGGTGACGCAGTTCCAGTACCCAAATCCCAGTGGCGGTTACTCCGCTCCGGGGTTTTCTTGGCCTCTTGACCCTGAACCCGCTGATGCTGATGGAG ACGAAGAAGACGACCTCTTGGCGGTGAAGGTCAACTACAGCGATTGGGAGGATGAGGATGATCCGATCGACTATGAGACTACTTGCCCAG GGCAAACCTTCACCAAGGAACAAGAAGAGGAAATAGGACTCAAATGGATGGATAACTATGTCAAATTGAGTGCGGAATGCTCCGATTTGTTCAATCAGATTCTGAGCCATGGAGATGACCATGCTTCTTTTCCTCCAATGCCTTTGAAAGTACTCCCTGAAACAACAGATTTATGCATTAAGAGAGGATACTGCTATCACCGTGAATACATGACCACTGATACCTGCCAGA CTGAATCAACCCTTGGGTTCCACAGACCACAGGAGATGCTGCAGATCTTCTCTCTGAG GATTCTCCTACCCTACCTCTTTGCAGCCCTTGCCGAGGAATGTATATTCTGGATCGTGCATTATTAG
- the LOC8070361 gene encoding probable calcium-transporting ATPase 9, plasma membrane-type: protein MEWLEKNLQEKFDLPPKNRSEEALRRWRDAVSVVKNPRRRFRMVADLASRQQNELKRRSVQEKIRVALYVQQAALNFIDGVKHKDYRLTDDIIKAGFSINPDELASITSKHDMKVLKMHGGVDGISTKVRSSFDHGISASNLDTRQTIYGENRYTEKPPRSFWMFVWDALQDMTLIILMVCALLSAVVGLASEGWPKGMYDGLGIILSILLVVMVTAVSDYRQSLQFKELDNEKKKIFIHVTRDGCRQKISIYDLVVGDIVHLSIGDQVPADGLYIHGYSLLIDESSLSGESEPVYISQDKPFILAGTKVQDGSAKMLVTAVGMRTEWGRLMSTLSEGGEDETPLQVKLNGVATIIGKIGLLFATLTFVVLMVRFLIEKGLTVGLSKWYSTDALTIVNYFATAVTIIVVAVPEGLPLAVTLSLAFAMKKLMNDKALVRHLSACETMGSAGTICTDKTGTLTTNHMVVDKIWISEVSKSLTSNNSLEDLNSAISPATLSLLLQGIFENTSSEVVKDKDGGQTVLGTPTERAILEFGLKLEGHHDAEDRSCTKVKVEPFNSVKKKMAVLVSLPNGKYRWYTKGASEIIVQMCDMMIDGDGNSVPLSEAQRKNVLGTINSFASDALRTLCLAYKEGDDFSDDTDSPTGGFTLISIFGIKDPVRPGVKEAVEACMSAGIIVRMVTGDNINTAKAIAKECGILTDGGIAIEGPEFRNKSPEEMRDLIPKIQVMARSLPLDKHTLVTNLRGMFKEVVAVTGDGTNDAPALHEADIGLAMGIAGTEVAKESADVIVLDDNFTTIINVARWGRAVYINIQKFVQFQLTVNIVALVINFVSACITGSAPLTAVQLLWVNMIMDTLGALALATEPPNDDMMKRPPVGRGESFITKVMWRNIIGQSLYQLAVLGALMFGGERLLNLKGADSKSVINTLIFNSFVFCQVFNEINSREMQKINVFRGMFSNWIFIGIIAVTAAFQVVIIEFLGTFASTVPLSWQLWLVSVGLGSISLIVGVILKCIPVKSDGTRASPNGYAPLPSGPDNI from the exons ATGGAGTGGCTGGAGAAGAACCTGCAGGAGAAGTTCGACCTGCCGCCCAAGAACCGCTCCGAGGAGGCCCTGCGCCGATGGCGCGACGCCGTCTCCGTCGTCAAGAACCCGCGCCGCCGCTTCCGCATGGTCGCCGACCTCGCCTCGCGCCAACAGAACGAGCTCAAGCGACGATCCGTCCAG GAAAAGATCCGGGTCGCCCTCTATGTGCAGCAGGCTGCGCTCAATTTCATCGATG GTGTCAAACATAAAGACTACCGGCTAACTGATGATATTATCAAGGCTGGGTTTTCCATCAACCCAGATGAGCTGGCGTCGATCACAAGCAAACATGATATGAAAGTTTTGAAGATGCATGGTGGGGTAGATGGGATATCCACAAAAGTACGTTCATCATTTGACCATGGCATATCTGCTAGCAACTTGGATACTAGGCAAACCATCTATGGTGAAAATCGCTACACGGAAAAACCTCCAAGAAGTTTCTGGATGTTTGTCTGGGATGCGTTGCAGGACATGACTCTTATCATCCTTATGGTATGTGCTCTGCTATCTGCTGTAGTTGGTCTGGCATCTGAAGGCTGGCCCAAGGGCATGTATGATGGCCTGGGAATAATACTCAGCATTCTGTTGGTTGTGATGGTTACTGCTGTCAGTGACTACAGGCAGTCGCTTCAGTTCAAGGAGCTAGACAATGAGAAGAAGAAGATATTTATCCATGTAACCAGGGACGGCTGTCGGCAGAAGATCTCTATATATGACTTGGTAGTTGGTGATATTGTGCACCTGTCAATTGGAGACCAAGTGCCTGCTGATGGACTGTACATTCATGGATATTCCCTTTTGATTGATGAATCCAGCTTGTCAGGTGAGAGTGAGCCAGTTTATATTTCTCAAGATAAGCCATTCATCTTGGCAGGAACTAAAGTCCAAGATGGATCAGCTAAGATGCTGGTAACTGCTGTTGGCATGCGCACTGAATGGGGAAGGCTGATGAGCACGTTGAGTGAAGGAGGGGAGGATGAGACACCATTGCAGGTTAAGCTCAACGGAGTTGCAACCATCATCGGGAAAATTGGCCTGCTGTTTGCCACATTAACATTTGTTGTCCTGATGGTTAGATTCCTTATTGAGAAAGGTTTGACAGTTGGTCTGTCCAAGTGGTACTCTACAGATGCATTGACTATCGTAAACTACTTTGCAACAGCAGTCACTATTATTGTTGTTGCTGTCCCTGAAGGGCTGCCTCTAGCTGTTACTTTGAGTCTGGCATTTGCAATGAAAAAGCTAATGAATGATAAAGCACTTGTAAGACATCTTTCAGCATGTGAGACAATGGGATCTGCTGGTACTATATGCACTGATAAAACTGGAACTTTGACTACCAACCATATGGTGGTTGACAAGATATGGATATCTGAGGTTTCAAAGTCACTTACCAGTAACAACAGTTTGGAAGATCTGAATTCTGCCATTTCTCCAGCCACATTGAGCCTACTTCTGCAGGGCATTTTTGAGAACACTAGTTCAGAGGTAGTCAAAGACAAGGATGGTGGGCAAACTGTTTTGGGAACCCCAACAGAGAGGGCAATCTTAGAATTTGGATTGAAACTAGAAGGACATCATGATGCTGAAGATAGGAGCTGCACCAAGGTTAAGGTTGAACCTTTCAATTCAGTgaagaagaagatggcagtgttGGTCTCATTACCCAATGGCAAATACCGTTGGTACACCAAAGGTGCATCAGAAATTATTGTGCAAATGTGTGACATGATGATTGATGGCGATGGAAACAGTGTTCCCTTGTCGGAAGCTCAGAGGAAGAACGTCTTGGGTACTATCAACTCTTTTGCTTCAGATGCTTTAAGGACATTGTGCCTGGCATATAAGGAAGGGGATGATTTCAGTGATGATACAGATAGTCCAACAGGCGGTTTTACTCTAATATCTATTTTTGGAATCAAGGATCCTGTGCGCCCAGGAGTCAAGGAAGCTGTTGAGGCCTGTATGTCTGCTGGTATCATAGTACGAATGGTGACTGGTGACAATATCAATACAGCTAAAGCTATAGCCAAAGAGTGTGGAATACTGACTGATGGTGGCATAGCAATAGAAGGACCAGAATTCCGAAACAAAAGCCCAGAGGAGATGAGGGACCTGATACCTAAGATTCAG GTTATGGCTCGTTCTTTACCACTTGACAAGCATACCCTTGTTACAAACTTGCGAGGTATGTTCAAGGAGGTGGTTGCTGTTACAGGCGATGGTACGAATGATGCTCCAGCATTGCATGAAGCAGATATTGGGCTTGCAATGGGTATAGCAGGAACAGAG GTAGCCAAGGAGAGTGCTGATGTGATAGTGCTTGATGATAATTTTACAACTATAATAAACGTCGCAAGGTGGGGTCGTGCAGTTTACATAAACATTCAGAAGTTTGTGCAGTTTCAGTTGACTGTCAATATTgttgctttggtcatcaactttGTCTCAGCATGTATTACAG GAAGTGCTCCTCTCACAGCAGTGCAATTGTTGTGGGTCAATATGATCATGGATACATTAGGAGCTTTAGCTCTAGCAACAGAGCCTCCAAACGATGACATGATGAAGAGGCCACCTGTTGGGCGAGGAGAGAGTTTCATTACCAAAGTCATGTGGCGAAATATCATTGGGCAAAGTTTATATCAGTTGGCTGTACTTGGAGCTCTCATGTTTGGCGGGGAACGTCTTCTGAACCTCAAGGGTGCAGATTCCAAATCTGTTATCAATACACTCATATTCAACTCCTTTGTGTTCTGCCAG GTGTTCAATGAAATAAACAGCAGGGAAATGCAGAAGATCAATGTTTTCCGTGGCATGTTCAGCAACTGGATCTTCATTGGAATCATAGCTGTGACAGCAGCTTTCCAAGTGGTGATCATCGAATTCCTCGGCACCTTTGCCAGCACCGTTCCACTTAGCTGGCAGCTGTGGCTGGTAAGCGTCGGTCTCGGATCCATCAGCTTGATCGTCGGTGTCATCCTAAAGTGCATACCAGTTAAATCAGATGGAACTCGCGCGAGTCCAAATGGGTACGCACCGCTTCCCAGCGGTCCTGATAACATATAG
- the LOC8070362 gene encoding cytochrome P450 89A9, whose protein sequence is MSLLPLLFVAAFTLLVVVFLVALNNNKQCRYGIPLPPGCPRRRLPLHWSLFNLSPTVASLSMVLRRLHHAHGPVVTLWAGSKPAIFIASHETAHCTLVRMGATFAHRPSSSSLLSSGVNGYGVNSATYGNRWAVLRRNLCSHLAAADIGGPLRRSVDRLLQSLDRAAREAADGVVVPSDTLRHAVFCFFAALCFGDQAIATDADDDDGGGLLKRLRGLHAEILSLVVQLDALHLVPSMALQVAHYLPRSWKLLDAQRRHHATVMALVRARRLWQQKMVGVGCYVDTLLTLRLGEHELVSLCWEFMNAAAKTTSTALEWIMARLVLHQDIQHKLWNDITGDGRRSTTTTTTCGGESRRSFAEAVVLEALRRHPPANYLLAHTTDRDVSSVVQGSAFVIPKGSIVNYGVAEIGRDAKLWADPDVFRPERFLEGGEGFSIRGIPGVGGGGGPVPEMMKMIPFGAGRRACPGAAVSMKVLLSFMENLVVHFEWKPVVGGCACACGEEEEEEAPAVDMSEKPGLVTEMRTPLRTRLVVRQHVRR, encoded by the exons ATGTCGTTGCTGCCACTCCTCTTCGTTGCTGCGTTTACTCTCCTAGTCGTCGTCTTCCTCGTAGCTCTCAATAACAACAAGCAATGCCGCTATGGAATCCCACTCCCTCCCGGATGTCCACGCCGTCGTCTCCCGCTTCACTGGAGCCTTTTCAATCTCTCCCCAACCGTCGCCTCGCTATCCATGGTGCTCCGCCGCCTCCACCATGCCCACGGCCCCGTGGTGACCCTTTGGGCCGGCAGCAAGCCGGCCATCTTCATCGCTAGCCACGAGACCGCGCACTGCACACTCGTCCGCATGGGCGCTACCTTCGCGCACCGCCCATCATCGTCGTCACTGCTGTCCTCCGGTGTCAATGGCTACGGCGTCAACAGCGCCACGTACGGGAACCGATGGGCCGTGCTCCGCCGCAACCTCTGCTCACACCTCGCGGCGGCGGACATCGGCGGACCACTCCGGCGGTCCGTCGATCGCCTCCTTCAGAGCCTCGACCGCGCGGCGCGGGAGGCTGCGGACGGCGTGGTCGTCCCGTCAGACACTCTCCGGCACGCCGTGTTCTGCTTCTTCGCCGCGCTGTGCTTCGGCGACCAGGCCATAGccaccgacgccgacgacgacgacggcggcggcttgCTCAAGCGTCTTCGTGGCCTGCATGCCGAGATCCTGTCGCTCGTCGTCCAGCTCGACGCGCTCCACCTCGTGCCCAGCATGGCACTTCAGGTCGCGCACTACTTGCCCAGGTCGTGGAAGTTGCTCGATGCGCAGAGGAGGCACCATGCTACTGTCATGGCCCTCGTTCGTGCTCGTCGTCTGTGGCAGCAAAAGATGGTCGGCGTCGGA TGCTATGTGGACACGCTTCTAACGCTGAGGCTAGGAGAGCATGAGTTGGTGAGTCTGTGCTGGGAGTTCATGAACGCCGCCGCCAAGACGACGAGCACCGCGCTCGAATGGATCATGGCACGCCTCGTACTCCACCAGGATATTCAACATAAGCTGTGGAACGACATCACCGGCGACGGCCGaagatcgacgacgacgacgacgacatgtGGCGGTGAGAGTAGGAGGTCATTCGCTGAGGCCGTGGTGCTGGAAGCTCTGCGTCGTCACCCTCCGGCGAACTACCTGCTGGCACACACGACGGACAGGGACGTCTCCTCAGTCGTCCAGGGATCAGCATTCGTCATACCAAAGGGCTCCATAGTGAACTATGGCGTGGCCGAGATTGGCCGTGACGCCAAGTTGTGGGCTGACCCTGACGTGTTCAGGCCGGAAAGGTTCCTTGAAGGTGGAGAAGGGTTCTCCATCCGTGGGATccccggcgtcggcggcggcggcgggccggTGCCggagatgatgaagatgatacCGTTCGGTGCTGGGCGGAGAGCGTGCCCCGGTGCAGCGGTCTCGATGAAGGTATTGCTGTCGTTCATGGAGAATTTGGTCGTGCATTTCGAATGGAAGCCGGTTGTCGGTGGTTGTGCTTGTGCTTgtggggaggaggaggaagaggaggcgccggcgGTTGACATGTCAGAGAAGCCAGGGCTTGTTACCGAGATGAGGACACCATTGCGCACTCGCTTAGTCGTGAGGCAGCACGTACGTCGATGA